A genomic stretch from Candidatus Poribacteria bacterium includes:
- a CDS encoding glycerophosphodiester phosphodiesterase family protein produces MGSWIRIAHRGASGSAPENTLAAFKKAIEIGVDAVELDLHGSADGEVVVIHDSSLDRTTDQSGPVNQIPLETIKQADAGGWFAPEFTGEPVPTLSEALECVGEETIAVLEIKDPLIAEAVVAKVRETQSLNLTVIISFHISVLRTVRALEPRIPTGWLIGSHNDHAAPEQLCQQLGELGSSLLNVNHQLITAEFAYEVRRRGLALWCWTVDEIARMCEMKAFGVQGIASNCPERFAKV; encoded by the coding sequence ATGGGTTCGTGGATTCGGATTGCGCATCGTGGGGCGTCAGGCAGTGCGCCAGAAAATACGCTCGCTGCGTTCAAAAAGGCGATCGAAATTGGTGTTGATGCTGTTGAACTTGATCTGCACGGCAGTGCCGATGGCGAGGTCGTGGTGATACACGACTCGTCCTTGGATCGAACGACTGACCAGAGTGGTCCCGTTAACCAAATCCCCTTGGAAACAATCAAACAGGCTGATGCGGGCGGGTGGTTTGCTCCTGAATTTACCGGTGAACCGGTGCCGACCCTCTCGGAAGCATTGGAATGCGTTGGGGAAGAGACTATTGCGGTTCTGGAAATCAAGGACCCGTTGATAGCCGAGGCGGTCGTGGCAAAGGTTCGCGAGACTCAATCCTTAAATCTAACCGTTATTATCTCCTTCCATATTTCCGTTTTGCGAACCGTTCGCGCATTAGAGCCTCGCATTCCGACGGGATGGCTTATCGGAAGCCATAACGATCATGCGGCTCCTGAACAGTTGTGTCAACAGTTAGGTGAACTCGGTAGCAGCCTCTTAAATGTCAATCATCAACTTATCACAGCGGAGTTTGCTTATGAAGTCCGCCGCCGCGGGCTCGCCTTGTGGTGTTGGACTGTTGATGAGATCGCGCGTATGTGTGAAATGAAGGCTTTCGGCGTACAGGGCATCGCCTCGAACTGCCCTGAGCGTTTTGCTAAAGTGTAG
- a CDS encoding sulfatase-like hydrolase/transferase, producing MAKSPNILLILADDHGYGDISAHNGPSIQTPNIDRIAAGGTRFTRFYANSSVCSPSRASLMTGRYPDRAGVPGVIRTHPENSWGYFRQDAATLPSTLKQKDYRTALIGKWHLGLEPENHPCKRGFDHFHGFLGDMMDDYYMHLRHDINYMRYGFETIDPRGHATDLFTEWSAEFIQSQAQSPDPFFLYLAYNAPHTPIQPPDDWVERVREREPDISSERAKYVALVEHMDAGIGRVLDTLAETDQLSNTLVIYSSDNGGAMNVGAHNGPLRGQKGDMYEGGIRVPTCAMWPGHILEGHVTDQVALLMDIFPTVCEVTGAPIPDEIEGRSIWQTLQGEQQDFSERILYWLRREGGGQFFGQSQHAVRRGDIKLLHNRPFQPLELYDLSSDPLETTNNIETDTELFREMSQLFQAETQKAGNVSWQP from the coding sequence ATGGCAAAATCACCAAATATCCTTCTCATTCTCGCTGATGACCACGGCTACGGGGATATTTCAGCACACAACGGTCCATCAATTCAAACACCAAACATCGACCGGATCGCCGCAGGCGGCACACGGTTTACCAGATTTTATGCGAATTCTTCGGTCTGTTCTCCGAGCAGAGCCTCGCTCATGACCGGACGCTATCCTGACCGGGCTGGCGTTCCCGGCGTTATCCGCACCCATCCAGAGAACAGTTGGGGCTACTTTCGACAGGACGCAGCCACGCTTCCCTCAACCTTGAAACAGAAGGATTATCGCACCGCACTCATTGGCAAGTGGCATCTTGGACTTGAACCCGAGAATCATCCGTGTAAGCGAGGCTTTGACCATTTCCACGGCTTCCTCGGCGATATGATGGACGACTACTACATGCACCTCCGACACGACATCAACTACATGCGATACGGCTTTGAGACGATTGATCCAAGAGGGCACGCCACCGACCTCTTCACGGAATGGAGCGCAGAATTCATCCAATCGCAAGCACAATCCCCTGACCCCTTTTTCCTCTATCTCGCCTATAATGCACCACACACACCGATACAACCCCCAGATGATTGGGTAGAACGGGTTCGCGAACGTGAACCGGATATTTCGTCAGAACGCGCCAAATATGTTGCCCTCGTCGAACACATGGATGCCGGTATTGGACGCGTGCTTGATACACTCGCCGAGACAGATCAGCTGTCGAATACCCTTGTTATCTACTCCTCTGATAACGGCGGGGCAATGAACGTTGGGGCACACAACGGTCCATTGCGCGGACAGAAAGGCGATATGTATGAAGGCGGCATCCGAGTTCCAACGTGCGCGATGTGGCCCGGACACATTTTAGAAGGGCATGTCACCGATCAGGTCGCACTACTCATGGACATCTTCCCGACGGTATGTGAGGTGACAGGCGCACCGATTCCAGATGAGATTGAGGGACGTTCAATCTGGCAAACGCTTCAAGGGGAACAGCAAGACTTCTCTGAGCGTATCCTCTACTGGTTGCGAAGGGAAGGCGGTGGACAATTTTTCGGTCAATCCCAACACGCAGTCCGACGCGGCGACATCAAACTCCTCCACAACAGACCCTTTCAACCCTTAGAACTCTACGATTTATCAAGCGATCCGCTGGAAACGACAAACAACATAGAAACAGATACGGAACTCTTCAGAGAAATGAGTCAACTGTTTCAGGCAGAGACGCAGAAAGCGGGCAACGTATCGTGGCAGCCGTAG